In Polypterus senegalus isolate Bchr_013 chromosome 12, ASM1683550v1, whole genome shotgun sequence, the following are encoded in one genomic region:
- the LOC120540562 gene encoding sialic acid-binding Ig-like lectin 8, protein MSFMDTTILLFSLVQGVLCAEWSVQMPQIIKAVSMSCVVIPCTFSVPDGQTGGGSRTAASWIRNSTLCTSSGDKKGQLPLVEVIGDMSANNCTSIMRETRRRHSDLYFFRTEYFNYTYPTGVFINISVSPDKPVISPLAEVQEGTSVNVTCTVPIPCPSESPKLKWHNVLNGTVTQEHVMNADGTASLSSVLTFVASPEHHKSITCSVDYGGRNQSKSSTVKVQRRITGEQGHTALNVVKGVGLTMEILLVVTVSIVVDCSGPLRMFFSTNHGCYGVHWGSLNILTVTQQAIRQGLIKRDSQVLSPPTLMKTTAAPS, encoded by the exons ATGAGCTTCATGGACACGACCATCTTGCTCTTCAGCCTCGTCCAAG GTGTCCTGTGTGCTGAGTGGTCAGTTCAGATGCCTCAGATAATTAAAGCTGTGAGCATGTCCTGTGTAGTCATCCCCTGCACATTTAGTGTCCCCGATGGACAGACAGGTGGAGGGAGTCGGACAGCAGCGTCATGGATAAGAAACTCAACGCTTTGTACCTCAAGTGGTGACAAGAAAGGACAACTGCCGCTAGTTGAGGTGATTGGTGACATGTCAGCAAACAACTGCACGTCCATCATGAGAGAGACACGCAGAAGGCACTCCGACTTGTACTTCTTCAGGACTGAATACTTTAACTACACCTACCCGACAGGGGTCTTCATCAACATCAGCG TCTCCCCAGACAAACCAGTCATCTCCCCACTGGCTGAAGTGCAAGAGGGGACATCAGTCAATGTGACCTGCACTGTCCCCATTCCGTGTCCCTCTGAGTCACCCAAGCTGAAGTGGCACAATGTACTGAATGGGACGGTGACACAAGAACATGTGATGAACGCAGACGGGACGGCGTCTCTGTCATCAGTTCTGACATTTGTGGCCTCACCTGAGCACCACAAGAGCATCACATGCAGTGTGGACTACGGGGGGAGAAATCAAAGTAAGAGCAGCACAGTGAAAGTCCAGCGCAGGATCACTG GTGAACAGGGACATACGGCCTTGAATGTGGTGAAAGGTGTGGGCCTGACGATGGAAATCCTTCTGGTGGTCACAGTCAGCATTGTGGTGGACTGCAGTGGGCCATTGAGGATGTTCTTTTCGACAAACCATGGATGCTACGGAGTGCACTGGGGGTCACTCAACATCCTAACAGTGACACAGCAAGCCATAAGACAGGGCCTTATTAAAAGAGACAGTCAAGTGCTGAGCCCCCCAACGCTTATGAAGACAACAGCGGCCCCCAGCTAG
- the LOC120540138 gene encoding sialic acid-binding Ig-like lectin 8 isoform X1 yields the protein MSFTETTVLLFGLIQGVLCAEWSVQMPQIIKAVNGSCVVIPCTFSVPDGQTGGGSRTVASWRRNSTTGQTLRTSGGDKKGQLPLVEVIGDMSANNCTSVMRETRKRHSDLYFFRTEYFNYTYPTGVFINITGSPDKPVISPLAEVQEGTSVNVTCTVPIPCPSESPELKWHNVLNGTVTQEHVMNADGTASLSSVLTFVASPEHHKRITCSVDYGGRNQSRSSTVKVQRRITGTKKAHLPISAIVGSLMCVLCLLVLVCLVKDFKSKKNKTEEQRRKADVTGDEQGVCSGDSMALGTLNRSIENEKEVQYAEIDYSRMCSKNERRENENDAQNEYSVVKFSAKN from the exons ATGAGCTTCACTGAGACCACCGTCCTGCTGTTTGGCCTCATCCAAG GTGTCCTGTGTGCTGAGTGGTCAGTTCAGATGCCTCAGATAATTAAAGCTGTGAACGGGTCCTGTGTGGTCATCCCCTGCACATTCAGTGTCCCCGATGGACAGACAGGTGGAGGGAGTCGGACAGTAGCGTCATGGAGAAGAAACTCAACGACAGGACAAACGCTTCGTACCTCAGGTGGTGACAAGAAAGGACAACTGCCGCTAGTCGAGGTGATTGGTGACATGTCAGCAAACAACTGCACGTCCGTCATGAGAGAGACACGCAAAAGGCACTCCGACTTGTACTTCTTCAGGACTGAATACTTTAACTACACCTACCCGACAGGGGTCTTCATCAACATCACCG GCTCCCCAGACAAACCAGTCATCTCCCCACTGGCTGAAGTGCAAGAGGGGACATCAGTCAATGTGACCTGCACTGTCCCCATTCCGTGTCCCTCTGAGTCACCTGAGCTGAAGTGGCACAATGTACTGAATGGGACGGTGACACAAGAACATGTGATGAACGCAGACGGGACGGCGTCTCTGTCATCAGTTCTGACATTTGTGGCCTCACCTGAGCACCACAAGAGAATCACATGCAGTGTGGACTACGGGGGGAGAAATCAAAGTAGGAGCAGCACAGTGAAAGTCCAGCGCAGGATCACTG GTACAAAGAAGGCCCACCTACCAATCTCTGCCATAGTTGGGAGTCTAATGTGTGTGCTGTGTCTTCTGGTGCTCGTCTGCCTTGTGAAGGACTTTAAGAG taaaaaaaacaaaacagaagagcaAAGACGGAAGGCGGATGTCACTGGCGATGAGCAG GGTGTCTGCTCTGGAGATTCGATGGCCCTCGGAACCCTAAACAGATccatagaaaatgaaaaagaggtCCAATACGCCGAGATCGATTACTCCAGAATGTGCTCCAAAAATGAGAGACGTGAAAATGAGAATGATGCCCAGAATGAGTATTCGGTGGTGAAGTTCTCGGCAAAAAACTAG
- the LOC120540138 gene encoding sialic acid-binding Ig-like lectin 8 isoform X2, with protein MSFTETTVLLFGLIQGVLCAEWSVQMPQIIKAVNGSCVVIPCTFSVPDGQTGGGSRTVASWRRNSTTGQTLRTSGGDKKGQLPLVEVIGDMSANNCTSVMRETRKRHSDLYFFRTEYFNYTYPTGVFINITGSPDKPVISPLAEVQEGTSVNVTCTVPIPCPSESPELKWHNVLNGTVTQEHVMNADGTASLSSVLTFVASPEHHKRITCSVDYGGRNQSRSSTVKVQRRITGTKKAHLPISAIVGSLMCVLCLLVLVCLVKDFKSKKNKTEEQRRKADVTGDEQVGESAYETLNRTDEPSEYQTIRGFLTDL; from the exons ATGAGCTTCACTGAGACCACCGTCCTGCTGTTTGGCCTCATCCAAG GTGTCCTGTGTGCTGAGTGGTCAGTTCAGATGCCTCAGATAATTAAAGCTGTGAACGGGTCCTGTGTGGTCATCCCCTGCACATTCAGTGTCCCCGATGGACAGACAGGTGGAGGGAGTCGGACAGTAGCGTCATGGAGAAGAAACTCAACGACAGGACAAACGCTTCGTACCTCAGGTGGTGACAAGAAAGGACAACTGCCGCTAGTCGAGGTGATTGGTGACATGTCAGCAAACAACTGCACGTCCGTCATGAGAGAGACACGCAAAAGGCACTCCGACTTGTACTTCTTCAGGACTGAATACTTTAACTACACCTACCCGACAGGGGTCTTCATCAACATCACCG GCTCCCCAGACAAACCAGTCATCTCCCCACTGGCTGAAGTGCAAGAGGGGACATCAGTCAATGTGACCTGCACTGTCCCCATTCCGTGTCCCTCTGAGTCACCTGAGCTGAAGTGGCACAATGTACTGAATGGGACGGTGACACAAGAACATGTGATGAACGCAGACGGGACGGCGTCTCTGTCATCAGTTCTGACATTTGTGGCCTCACCTGAGCACCACAAGAGAATCACATGCAGTGTGGACTACGGGGGGAGAAATCAAAGTAGGAGCAGCACAGTGAAAGTCCAGCGCAGGATCACTG GTACAAAGAAGGCCCACCTACCAATCTCTGCCATAGTTGGGAGTCTAATGTGTGTGCTGTGTCTTCTGGTGCTCGTCTGCCTTGTGAAGGACTTTAAGAG taaaaaaaacaaaacagaagagcaAAGACGGAAGGCGGATGTCACTGGCGATGAGCAG gTCGGCGAGTCTGCTTACGAGACTCTGAACAGAACAGACGAGCCTTCAGAGTATCAAACGATCAGAGGATTTTTAACGGACCTTTGA